A part of Lacinutrix sp. 5H-3-7-4 genomic DNA contains:
- a CDS encoding low specificity L-threonine aldolase codes for MIIDLRSDTVTKPSPKMLEAMLKANVGDDVYKEDITTNELETRIANMFGKTRGLFFPSGTMANQTAIKLHTNPGDQVICDKYAHIFNYEGGGASFNSGVSCKLIDGDRGMFTADQVLEAINPPDFYHSPLTTLVEIENTTNKGGGACWDFNEILKIRAVCDSHNLGLHLDGARLWNALIAKQESAKDYGQVFDTVSVCLSKGLGCPVGSVLVGDEKFMKNAIRIRKILGGGMRQIGYLAAAGLYALDNNLSRLQEDHDKAKEIASVLTKASYINKVELVETNVVIFSLAKDIDETHFINQLGDKSILISNLGKGKMRIVTHLDYTNAMHKQFLKVLLTL; via the coding sequence CTAAAAGCCAATGTTGGTGATGATGTATACAAGGAAGATATAACAACAAATGAGTTAGAAACTAGAATAGCAAATATGTTTGGTAAAACACGTGGACTTTTTTTTCCAAGTGGTACTATGGCAAACCAAACAGCAATTAAGTTACATACTAATCCTGGAGATCAAGTTATTTGTGATAAATATGCACATATTTTTAATTATGAAGGTGGTGGTGCTTCTTTTAATAGTGGTGTTTCTTGTAAATTAATAGATGGAGATCGTGGAATGTTTACAGCAGACCAGGTTTTAGAAGCTATAAATCCTCCAGATTTTTACCATAGTCCTTTAACCACTTTGGTAGAAATAGAAAATACTACAAATAAAGGTGGTGGCGCTTGTTGGGATTTTAATGAAATTTTAAAAATAAGAGCAGTTTGTGACTCTCACAATTTAGGCTTACACTTAGATGGAGCAAGGTTATGGAATGCTCTAATAGCAAAACAAGAATCTGCTAAAGATTATGGACAAGTTTTTGACACTGTTTCTGTATGTTTAAGTAAAGGACTTGGTTGTCCAGTAGGATCAGTATTAGTAGGTGATGAGAAATTTATGAAAAACGCTATTAGAATAAGAAAGATTCTTGGTGGTGGAATGAGGCAAATAGGCTATCTCGCAGCAGCAGGTTTATATGCTTTAGACAATAATTTGTCAAGATTACAAGAAGACCACGATAAAGCCAAGGAAATTGCTTCAGTTTTAACAAAAGCTTCATATATTAATAAAGTAGAATTAGTAGAAACTAATGTCGTAATTTTTAGTTTAGCTAAAGATATAGATGAAACTCACTTTATTAATCAATTAGGAGATAAATCTATACTCATAAGTAATTTAGGAAAAGGCAAAATGCGAATTGTAACACATTTGGATTATACAAATGCTATGCATAAGCAATTTTTAAAAGTTTTATTGACACTGTAA
- a CDS encoding OmpA family protein yields the protein MKKVLLTILSFVVCTFAFAQDLPTNPDPGKCYKRCVTPDVWVNQDVTIQVAPAYKKLKVVPAQYRTENQEVVVQSAGQELSVVPAKYETQTFEVEVQGPAQRLEKVAATTETSTEVMEIQPSYQELSVVPAKYATENFEVTTFEGGQTLSVVPAKLGTESFEVVVKEASQRLEVVPAQYETRTETVIVQQAYQKLETIPAQYETRTETVVVTEAGQRMEVVPAKWGTENVEIVVQPASSKLEIIPAQYGTENVEVVVSEASQRLEVIPAKWGTETLSYKKRQYGSTLTVVPAKFSSDYQVIETKPATAKWGMSDTPAADCASSDPNDCRYWCYKNVPAQNITVNTTVLASDAQVVTKPGCDNGDASNEDCGMGTYTRKVVLTPATTRVIDIPAVTKTVKRTVMTQPSTTRVIEIPAVTKTIKKTVLVSPATTRVIDIPAVTKEVTRKVMVTPPTTRVIDIPAVTKEVTRTVMVTPPTTRVIEIPAVTKTMKRTIVATPPTTNVTEIPATTKTMKRTVMAAPPTARATDIPAKTTAIKKSVLSPETTRTVDIPAVSKTMKRTVMVTPPTTRVIEVPQKTATLKTTVLANDARVEEVTIPAVNKTVTKEVLQTKGGLTTWAEVDCKLVEYNSLNINWDLGSATLTPAARAEIDRILLPVLADGVSVEIASHTDSRGSKASNRSLSERRAQAVTNYLISKGINSSRIVSNGFGESRLLNNCSDGVSCTERDHRINRRTQFRVIDAN from the coding sequence ATGAAAAAAGTATTACTAACAATTTTATCTTTTGTAGTCTGCACCTTTGCATTTGCACAAGATTTACCAACTAACCCAGATCCGGGAAAATGTTACAAGAGATGTGTAACTCCAGATGTATGGGTAAATCAAGATGTAACTATTCAAGTTGCACCTGCGTACAAAAAATTAAAAGTTGTACCTGCACAATACAGAACAGAAAATCAAGAAGTTGTAGTTCAATCTGCAGGTCAAGAATTATCTGTAGTACCAGCAAAATATGAAACTCAAACTTTTGAAGTAGAAGTTCAAGGTCCTGCACAAAGACTTGAAAAAGTTGCTGCAACAACTGAAACTAGTACTGAAGTAATGGAGATACAACCAAGTTACCAAGAATTAAGTGTTGTACCTGCAAAATACGCTACAGAAAACTTTGAAGTTACAACTTTTGAAGGAGGACAAACCTTATCTGTAGTACCTGCTAAATTAGGAACAGAATCTTTTGAGGTTGTAGTAAAAGAAGCTAGCCAAAGATTAGAAGTTGTGCCAGCACAGTACGAAACAAGAACAGAGACTGTTATTGTACAGCAAGCATACCAAAAATTAGAAACTATTCCAGCACAATACGAAACAAGAACAGAAACTGTTGTTGTAACAGAAGCGGGTCAACGTATGGAAGTTGTTCCTGCTAAATGGGGAACAGAAAATGTAGAAATTGTTGTTCAACCAGCTTCATCTAAATTAGAAATAATTCCAGCACAATACGGTACGGAAAATGTAGAAGTTGTTGTGAGTGAAGCTAGCCAACGTTTAGAAGTAATTCCTGCTAAATGGGGAACAGAAACTTTATCATATAAGAAAAGACAATATGGATCTACATTAACTGTAGTACCAGCTAAGTTTTCTTCAGATTACCAAGTGATTGAAACTAAACCAGCTACTGCTAAATGGGGTATGAGTGATACACCTGCTGCAGATTGTGCTTCTAGTGATCCTAACGATTGTAGATACTGGTGCTATAAAAATGTACCAGCACAAAACATTACTGTAAATACTACTGTATTAGCTTCAGATGCTCAAGTTGTAACTAAACCTGGATGTGACAATGGAGATGCTAGTAATGAGGATTGTGGAATGGGAACTTACACAAGAAAAGTTGTGTTAACTCCAGCTACAACAAGAGTAATTGATATTCCAGCTGTAACAAAAACAGTTAAAAGAACAGTAATGACTCAACCATCAACTACAAGAGTAATTGAAATACCAGCTGTAACAAAAACTATTAAGAAAACAGTATTAGTTTCTCCAGCTACAACAAGAGTAATCGATATTCCTGCAGTAACTAAAGAAGTAACTAGAAAAGTTATGGTTACACCACCAACAACAAGAGTAATAGATATTCCAGCGGTAACAAAAGAAGTAACAAGAACTGTAATGGTAACACCACCAACTACAAGAGTTATTGAAATACCAGCTGTAACTAAAACTATGAAGCGTACTATTGTTGCAACACCTCCAACTACAAATGTAACAGAGATTCCAGCTACAACTAAAACAATGAAACGTACAGTTATGGCTGCGCCTCCAACAGCAAGAGCTACAGATATTCCTGCAAAAACAACTGCTATTAAGAAATCTGTTCTTTCTCCAGAAACAACAAGAACAGTTGATATTCCTGCAGTATCTAAAACAATGAAGCGTACTGTAATGGTAACACCTCCAACAACTAGAGTTATAGAAGTACCACAAAAAACGGCTACTTTAAAAACTACTGTTTTAGCTAATGATGCTAGAGTAGAAGAAGTAACAATTCCTGCAGTTAACAAAACAGTAACTAAAGAAGTTTTACAAACAAAAGGAGGATTAACAACTTGGGCTGAAGTAGATTGTAAATTAGTTGAGTACAACAGTCTTAATATAAACTGGGACTTAGGTTCGGCAACATTAACTCCAGCAGCAAGAGCAGAGATTGATAGAATTTTATTACCAGTATTAGCAGATGGTGTTTCAGTTGAAATTGCATCTCATACAGATTCTAGAGGGTCTAAAGCATCTAACCGTTCTTTATCAGAAAGAAGAGCACAAGCAGTAACTAACTACTTAATCTCAAAAGGAATTAATTCTTCAAGAATTGTTTCTAATGGATTTGGTGAGTCTAGATTATTAAATAACTGTTCAGATGGTGTTTCTTGTACAGAAAGAGATCACAGAATAAACAGAAGAACTCAATTTAGAGTAATTGATGCAAATTAA
- a CDS encoding YbaB/EbfC family nucleoid-associated protein has protein sequence MFGDLMGMMGKLKETQKKVEETKTRLDSVLIDEKSNDNLLNVTITANRSIKSITIDDSLLEDKEQLEDYLILTLNKAIARATEVNETEIAAVTKEGMPNIPGMDMFK, from the coding sequence ATGTTTGGAGATTTAATGGGAATGATGGGTAAATTAAAAGAAACCCAAAAGAAAGTTGAAGAAACAAAAACACGTTTAGATAGTGTTTTAATTGATGAAAAAAGTAATGATAATTTATTAAATGTTACTATCACAGCTAATAGAAGTATTAAATCTATAACTATAGACGATTCTCTTTTAGAGGATAAAGAACAATTAGAAGATTATTTAATTCTTACATTAAATAAAGCAATTGCTCGTGCTACAGAAGTTAATGAAACTGAAATTGCTGCGGTAACTAAAGAAGGTATGCCCAATATTCCTGGTATGGATATGTTTAAGTAA
- a CDS encoding S9 family peptidase, with protein sequence MFMILKNEALVNIPIAKKIEKKLECHNDVRIDNYFWMNDRENQEVIDHLNTENNYTKSILKHTEAFQKELFEEMKGRIKEDDTSVPYKLNGYWYITKYEKGKDYPIYTRKKESLESEEEIIFDCNEMAKGHAYFKLGGISISPDNTMASFSIDTVSRRQYTLQVKNLVTGEIFSDKIENTTGSSTWANDNKTLFYTKKDAVTLRSNKIYKHKLYTKEEDDILVFHEEDETFNAFVYKTKSKKYIIIGCSSTLTSEYRFLDANTPDAEFKIFQERERKLEYSIAHYDDSFYIITNNNEATNFKLQKTSIHATEKSNWVDVLPHREEVLLEDIEIFKNYLVVNERENGLNNIRIISWDKTEDYYLDFNSETYTASLGNNPDFNSNTLRYSYNSLTTPSSVIDYNFSTKKSEVKKEQEVLDKNFDKNNYTSQRVWATAKDNTKIPMSIVYKKGIELNGENPVLQYAYGSYGSTIDPYFSTIRLSLLDRGFIYVIAHVRGSEYLGREWYENGKLLKKINTFTDFIDCSKYLIKNKYTSPKHLYAMGGSAGGLLIGAVININPELYNGVIAAVPFVDVVTTMLDDTIPLTTGEYDEWGNPNEETYYKYMKSYSPYDNVAAKNYPNILVTTGLHDSQVQYFEPAKWVAKLRELKTDKNKLIFHIDMEAGHGGASGRFESLKEVALEYAFLLDLEEIAH encoded by the coding sequence ATGTTTATGATATTAAAAAATGAAGCTTTAGTAAATATACCTATAGCTAAAAAAATAGAAAAAAAATTAGAATGTCATAATGATGTAAGAATAGACAATTATTTTTGGATGAATGATAGAGAAAACCAAGAGGTAATCGATCATTTAAATACAGAAAACAACTACACAAAATCTATTTTAAAACATACAGAAGCCTTTCAAAAAGAATTATTTGAGGAGATGAAAGGTAGAATAAAAGAAGACGATACTTCAGTTCCATATAAATTAAACGGTTATTGGTACATAACTAAATATGAAAAAGGAAAAGATTACCCAATTTATACAAGGAAAAAAGAAAGCTTAGAGTCTGAAGAAGAAATAATTTTTGATTGCAATGAAATGGCTAAAGGTCATGCTTACTTTAAACTTGGAGGTATTTCAATTAGTCCAGATAATACAATGGCTAGTTTTTCTATAGATACAGTAAGTCGTAGACAATATACTCTACAAGTAAAAAATTTAGTGACAGGCGAAATTTTTTCAGATAAAATAGAAAATACCACAGGAAGTTCAACTTGGGCAAACGATAATAAAACTTTGTTTTACACAAAAAAAGATGCTGTTACTTTACGCTCTAATAAAATTTATAAACATAAATTATATACTAAAGAAGAAGATGACATATTAGTATTTCATGAAGAAGATGAAACCTTTAATGCCTTTGTGTATAAAACAAAATCTAAAAAATATATTATAATAGGATGTTCAAGTACATTAACATCAGAATATCGTTTTTTAGACGCTAATACTCCAGATGCTGAGTTTAAAATATTTCAAGAGCGAGAACGTAAGTTAGAATACTCTATAGCCCATTATGATGATAGTTTTTATATAATTACAAATAATAATGAAGCTACAAATTTCAAATTACAAAAAACATCTATACATGCTACAGAAAAGTCAAATTGGGTAGACGTTTTACCACATAGAGAAGAAGTATTATTAGAAGATATAGAGATTTTTAAAAATTATTTAGTTGTAAATGAGAGAGAAAATGGTTTAAATAATATAAGAATTATAAGTTGGGATAAAACAGAAGACTATTACTTAGATTTTAACAGTGAAACCTATACAGCAAGTTTAGGTAATAACCCAGATTTTAATAGCAATACACTTAGGTACAGTTACAACTCATTAACAACACCAAGCTCTGTAATAGATTATAATTTTTCAACAAAAAAAAGCGAAGTAAAAAAAGAACAAGAAGTATTAGATAAGAATTTCGATAAAAATAATTATACATCACAACGTGTATGGGCTACAGCAAAAGATAATACAAAAATACCAATGTCTATTGTTTATAAAAAAGGAATAGAATTAAATGGAGAAAATCCAGTATTACAATATGCTTATGGATCTTATGGTTCTACAATAGACCCATATTTTTCAACCATAAGATTAAGTTTACTAGATCGTGGTTTTATATATGTAATTGCTCATGTTCGAGGTAGCGAATATTTAGGCCGTGAATGGTACGAAAATGGAAAACTATTAAAAAAAATAAATACGTTTACAGATTTTATAGACTGTTCTAAATATTTAATTAAAAATAAATACACATCACCAAAGCATTTATACGCAATGGGTGGCAGCGCAGGAGGTTTATTAATTGGCGCAGTTATAAATATAAATCCAGAGCTATATAATGGTGTAATTGCAGCAGTACCATTTGTAGATGTAGTTACAACAATGCTAGATGATACTATACCATTAACCACAGGAGAATATGATGAATGGGGAAACCCAAATGAAGAAACGTATTATAAATACATGAAATCATATTCACCATACGATAATGTTGCGGCTAAAAACTATCCAAATATTTTAGTAACAACAGGACTTCATGATTCGCAAGTACAGTATTTTGAACCAGCAAAATGGGTAGCGAAATTAAGAGAATTAAAAACAGATAAAAATAAATTAATTTTTCATATCGATATGGAAGCGGGTCATGGCGGTGCTTCTGGAAGATTTGAAAGTTTAAAAGAAGTTGCATTGGAATATGCTTTTTTATTAGATTTAGAAGAAATAGCCCATTAA
- a CDS encoding PLP-dependent cysteine synthase family protein, whose product MAQNKQVFENVLDLIGNTPLIKLNKMTSEYKADFFAKVEAFNPGHSSKDRIALYIIEQAEKQGIIKPGDTIIETTSGNTGFSIAMVSVIKGYDCILAVSSKSSADKIDMLKNMGAKVYVCPANVSADDPRSYYQVAKRLHDEIKGSVYINQYFNQLNIDAHYATTGPEIWNQTNGEITHLVACSGTGGTISGTAKYLKEQNPNIKVIGVDAFGSVIKKYHETREFDDKEIYPYRIEGLGKNLIPTATDFDAIDKFIKVTDEESAHTAREIAKTEGLFVGYTSGAAMQAVKQLVEAGEFKATDKVVVIFPDHGSRYMSKVYSDKWMSDQGFFDSKNEEAAQSIQYIK is encoded by the coding sequence ATGGCACAAAACAAACAAGTTTTTGAAAATGTATTAGACTTAATTGGTAATACACCTTTGATAAAACTAAATAAAATGACATCAGAGTACAAAGCTGATTTTTTCGCAAAAGTAGAAGCTTTCAATCCAGGTCACTCATCAAAAGATAGAATAGCGCTTTATATTATTGAGCAGGCTGAGAAGCAAGGCATCATTAAACCAGGTGACACTATAATAGAAACTACTTCTGGTAATACAGGATTTAGTATAGCTATGGTTAGTGTAATTAAAGGTTATGATTGCATATTAGCAGTAAGCTCTAAATCTTCGGCAGATAAAATAGACATGCTTAAAAACATGGGAGCCAAAGTTTACGTTTGCCCAGCAAATGTAAGTGCAGATGACCCAAGATCTTACTATCAAGTAGCAAAACGTTTACATGATGAAATAAAAGGTTCGGTTTATATCAACCAATATTTCAATCAATTAAACATAGATGCTCACTATGCAACTACAGGTCCAGAGATTTGGAATCAAACTAATGGTGAAATTACACATTTGGTAGCTTGTAGTGGTACAGGAGGAACCATTTCTGGTACAGCAAAATATTTAAAAGAACAAAACCCTAATATTAAAGTAATAGGAGTAGATGCTTTTGGTTCTGTAATAAAAAAATATCATGAAACTAGAGAGTTTGATGATAAAGAAATTTATCCATACCGTATTGAAGGTTTAGGTAAAAACTTAATACCAACAGCTACAGATTTTGATGCAATAGATAAATTTATAAAAGTAACAGACGAAGAAAGCGCTCACACAGCACGTGAAATTGCTAAAACCGAAGGTTTATTTGTAGGTTACACCTCTGGTGCAGCAATGCAAGCAGTAAAACAATTAGTTGAAGCAGGAGAATTTAAAGCAACAGACAAAGTAGTTGTTATATTTCCAGATCACGGTTCACGATACATGAGTAAAGTATACAGTGATAAATGGATGAGTGATCAAGGCTTTTTTGATAGTAAAAATGAAGAAGCAGCACAGAGCATTCAATATATAAAATAA
- a CDS encoding aminotransferase class I/II-fold pyridoxal phosphate-dependent enzyme, with amino-acid sequence MKDLFEKIYRDKGPLGKWAEQAEGYFVFPKLEGEISNRMKFQGKEVITWSINDYLGLANHPEVRKVDAEAAAEYGSAYPMGARMMSGHTELHEQLQNELAEFVSKEAAYLLNFGYQGMVSTVDALVSKDDIIVYDVDAHACIIDGVRLHMGKRFTYKHNDVESLEKNLERATKMAEQTGGGILVISEGVFGMRGEQGRLKEIVALKEKYNFRLFVDDAHGFGTLGKTGAGAGEEQGVQDGIDVYFATFAKSLASTGAFIAADQEIIDYLKYNLRSQMFAKSLQMQLVVGALKRLDMLRSMPELKENLWKIVNALQSGLTERGFDIGTTQSCVTPVYLNGSIPEAMALVKDLRENYGIFCSIVVYPVIPKGLILLRMIPTATHTIEDVNETLDAFDAIRSRLENGTYKRMSAALMKAMGE; translated from the coding sequence ATGAAAGATTTATTTGAAAAAATATACAGAGATAAAGGACCATTAGGTAAATGGGCTGAACAAGCAGAAGGTTATTTTGTTTTTCCTAAATTAGAAGGTGAAATTTCCAATAGAATGAAATTTCAAGGAAAAGAAGTTATTACTTGGAGTATTAACGATTATTTAGGTTTAGCAAATCATCCAGAAGTTCGTAAAGTAGATGCAGAAGCAGCTGCAGAATATGGTTCTGCTTACCCAATGGGAGCAAGAATGATGTCTGGTCACACAGAGTTACACGAGCAATTACAAAATGAATTAGCAGAGTTTGTAAGCAAAGAAGCAGCTTACCTTTTAAACTTTGGTTATCAAGGTATGGTTTCTACTGTAGATGCATTAGTTTCTAAAGATGATATTATTGTTTATGATGTAGACGCTCACGCATGTATTATAGATGGTGTTCGTTTACATATGGGTAAACGTTTTACATACAAACACAACGATGTAGAAAGTCTAGAAAAAAATCTAGAACGTGCTACAAAAATGGCAGAACAAACAGGTGGAGGAATTTTAGTAATTTCTGAAGGTGTTTTTGGAATGCGTGGTGAACAAGGTCGTTTAAAAGAAATAGTTGCACTTAAAGAGAAGTATAACTTTAGGTTATTTGTTGACGATGCTCACGGCTTTGGAACCTTAGGTAAAACCGGTGCAGGAGCAGGAGAAGAGCAAGGAGTACAAGATGGTATAGATGTTTATTTTGCAACCTTTGCTAAATCTTTAGCAAGTACAGGAGCATTTATAGCTGCCGATCAAGAGATTATAGACTACTTAAAATATAACTTAAGATCTCAAATGTTCGCAAAGTCACTACAAATGCAATTAGTTGTAGGAGCTTTAAAACGTTTAGATATGTTGCGTTCAATGCCAGAGTTAAAAGAAAACTTGTGGAAAATTGTAAACGCATTACAATCTGGGTTAACAGAAAGAGGTTTCGATATTGGAACCACACAAAGTTGTGTAACACCAGTATACCTTAATGGTAGTATTCCTGAAGCAATGGCTTTAGTAAAAGATTTAAGAGAAAACTATGGTATATTTTGTTCTATAGTAGTGTATCCAGTTATTCCTAAAGGATTAATTTTATTACGTATGATACCTACAGCTACACATACTATTGAAGATGTAAATGAAACTCTAGATGCTTTTGATGCTATTAGATCGCGTTTAGAAAATGGTACTTATAAAAGAATGTCTGCTGCTTTAATGAAAGCAATGGGTGAATAA
- a CDS encoding transporter codes for MRLRQIYLLLFLFAFVYMANAQYTEVINSNRPGVSRSAFSVGTNVVQFEAGPYTVNEEHTPLKREDKGFGIDFAARYGLLLPQLEINLEGSYQNDTRTDYRSFITTEQKRANFKTLTLGAKYLVYDPYKNKGEEKPNLYSYHANKRFKWGDLIPAVAVYVGGNYDTEDNPYTPPGVSGFSPKIMIATQNNFSSGWVFVMNFIGNRPFTKTKSDTGGEVFVNGEPVNPFEFQYILTLTKSISDQWVLFGETQGIKSDFYADNLFRFGGAYLWNKNFQLDTALTFNTKDTPSVFSVNFGVSYRLDFHKDPGLDNGTSAEEEAERRANKRRSKKKNKDKDGSGGDKKRKKELQDIDFDDED; via the coding sequence ATGCGTCTAAGACAAATTTATCTTTTATTATTTCTGTTTGCTTTTGTTTATATGGCTAATGCCCAATATACCGAAGTTATAAATTCTAATAGACCTGGAGTATCTAGATCGGCTTTTTCTGTAGGTACAAATGTTGTACAGTTTGAAGCTGGACCTTATACAGTTAACGAAGAACACACACCTTTAAAGAGAGAAGATAAAGGTTTTGGTATTGACTTTGCTGCTAGATATGGCTTGTTATTACCACAATTAGAAATTAATTTAGAAGGTTCTTACCAAAACGATACCAGAACAGATTATCGCTCATTTATAACTACAGAACAAAAACGTGCAAATTTTAAAACACTTACTTTAGGTGCAAAATATTTAGTTTATGATCCTTACAAAAATAAAGGAGAAGAAAAACCAAATCTTTATAGCTACCATGCGAATAAACGCTTTAAATGGGGAGATTTAATTCCTGCTGTTGCAGTATATGTTGGCGGTAATTATGATACAGAAGACAACCCATATACGCCACCAGGAGTTAGTGGTTTTAGTCCTAAAATCATGATAGCTACTCAAAACAATTTTTCTAGTGGTTGGGTTTTTGTAATGAATTTTATTGGAAATAGACCGTTTACAAAAACAAAATCTGATACTGGAGGTGAAGTATTTGTAAATGGCGAACCAGTAAACCCTTTCGAATTTCAATATATATTAACACTTACCAAGTCTATAAGTGATCAATGGGTTTTATTTGGAGAAACTCAAGGCATAAAAAGTGATTTTTATGCAGATAATTTATTTAGATTTGGAGGCGCATATTTATGGAATAAAAACTTTCAATTAGATACTGCACTAACCTTTAATACTAAAGATACTCCATCAGTTTTTAGTGTAAACTTTGGTGTATCTTACCGTTTGGATTTCCATAAAGATCCAGGTCTTGATAATGGTACTTCTGCCGAAGAAGAAGCAGAACGTAGAGCCAATAAAAGAAGAAGTAAGAAAAAAAATAAAGACAAAGATGGTTCTGGTGGCGATAAAAAACGTAAAAAAGAATTACAAGACATCGATTTTGATGATGAAGATTAA
- a CDS encoding DUF4834 family protein, whose amino-acid sequence MLKILLIILLVYFGVKILSRLFAPLLLKYLSNKAAERFGGQFRDFGNQKQQSPRQKEGEISIEKMPNKKESNTTVGEYVDYEEID is encoded by the coding sequence ATGTTAAAAATATTATTAATTATATTACTTGTTTATTTTGGTGTTAAAATTCTCTCTAGACTTTTTGCACCTTTATTACTTAAATACTTATCTAACAAAGCTGCCGAGCGTTTTGGAGGTCAGTTTAGAGATTTTGGAAATCAAAAACAGCAATCACCAAGACAAAAAGAAGGTGAGATTTCTATAGAAAAAATGCCAAATAAAAAAGAATCTAATACTACAGTTGGAGAATATGTTGATTACGAAGAGATTGATTAA